GGCTTCAAGAAACCACACACTAATACCAACAATGTAATTGAAATTGTAGATATTATCCCGAATAATGAAAAGATGGATAATATAGGCAACGGTAAAAATGTAAATGGAGTTAAAACGAAGAAACTGATCAACTTGAACTTTGTTTTAGTCCAAACTACTTCATCGCCCAACAATGCATAGAGCGAATCACTGAATAGCACAATCAATGATACACCCGCTCCTAATAGGTCCATGGAAAAAActaaagaaataaataattttgccATTGAACCGTATGCTGCATAACCTAAATCAGCATAAGTCATTATTGTCTTGTCAGTATCCATAGCCTTGGATAACAAAGTAGCAGACCAATACGTAGTCAAACCACAACAAGCTAATAATGGAACTCCAATAACCCATCCTGCCTTCAAGATACCAACGGGCAACGCCAAGAGACCCACACCAATCAAGACATTAATAGAGTTGAATATGGTCTGCGGAGCAGTGGATTGACCCTCCAACACAGTAACAATATTACCTTCCTTATCCTCTATCTTCGTCAAATTGAAGCGAGATGCAGTAGTAGCCATCGAAATCGACGATCTAATGCTGGAGAACGATGGCGATGGAAATGACTTCCTCTTGCTAATATGGATCGGCATCGCACCACCTGTGTACGTGGAATTCTTCCTTGATTTAGACAGATTCAACGCGTTGATAATATCATCCTGATAAAACACATCGTTGTTGGGCGACATGTTAAGGTCTGTCCCACTAAGAATCAGATTTTTATGAATGACATCGTGAAGAACAACACTTAACCTTTCACCTCTTGCAGACGGAACCATCAATTCTGGATCGAATAACTCGTCCTCAACAACCGAATCGTGCTGATCATTGTCATCATTGTAAAAAAACGATCTTTTCTTCCgaatatcattatcaattttggaTGCAGCAAATGACTGTGCTCTTGTGAAAGAGCTTGCAAAGTTATGTAAAGAATTTGGACCTTTGAACGAACCTAAAGGTGCATCTAATATAGAATGTGTGGGCCGTCTACTA
The nucleotide sequence above comes from Debaryomyces hansenii CBS767 chromosome A complete sequence. Encoded proteins:
- a CDS encoding DEHA2D01584p (similar to uniprot|P47082 Saccharomyces cerevisiae YJR001w AVT1 Vacuolar transporter), producing the protein MQFPEEDTAIDETTSLVRSRRPTHSILDAPLGSFKGPNSLHNFASSFTRAQSFAASKIDNDIRKKRSFFYNDDNDQHDSVVEDELFDPELMVPSARGERLSVVLHDVIHKNSILSGTDLNMSPNNDVFYQDDIINALNSSKSRKNSTYTGGAMPIHISKRKSFPSPSFSSIRSSISMATTASRFNLTKIEDKEGNIVTVLEGQSTAPQTIFNSINVLIGVGLLALPVGILKAGWVIGVPLLACCGLTTYWSATLLSKAMDTDKTIMTYADLGYAAYGSMAKLFISLVFSMDLLGAGVSLIVLFSDSLYALLGDEVVWTKTKFKLISFFVLTPFTFLPLPILSIFSLFGIISTISITLLVLVCGFLKPDSPGSLISIMPTNMWPQSIPDLLLAIGILMAPFGGHAIFPNLKSDMRHPHKFTGTLSTTYSITLVTDLSMGILGFLMFGAYCNNEITNNLLLTSGYPVWCYPLLSGLICLIPLAKTPLNAKPIISTLDILFSFDKLSGNSFRRFINSFGKLVIRIGVNAVFVGLAILFPEFDRVIGILGSSICFLVCIILPCLFYLKLCNNSVQAFEKAIVSIVIFISIILAFVGTWAVLNF